In Candidatus Nitrosotalea sinensis, one DNA window encodes the following:
- a CDS encoding adenylate/guanylate cyclase domain-containing protein, whose translation MPSVILNDIEKIISEVSKFGELDSRLNELYQSMGQTQYKNQTNLETIVIFDLVESTSLKLKIGHMEAMQKILMHDKICKAIIKRLNGEVLKETGDGVVALFKDPLSACLAAINVIEISNRKSIPTKAALVLGIIEKIKLNNRIDIFGMSMDICSRIEKYATENQILINSSLHDTAMTFLKNYDDVLISKPISVTLKGYGKTKIYEIASKRTGLKNHVKRQLHIEDEQLSTDEKIEMIQNARSEIIEIGEAFQDIAYNIEGRTFSEFIKNILKNGINIKFIITDPNANSRNSSPDYEPIIISQDHFVTLKRLHDEIQKENFPGIFEMYLYEKPVPFAAFSIDPNQNDGFIIIANHLPGIARSKIPHVQIAKTSHPMMFSSHMSAIKFIITNSKLQ comes from the coding sequence ATGCCCAGTGTTATTCTAAATGACATTGAAAAAATAATTTCTGAGGTCTCAAAGTTTGGAGAGTTAGATTCTAGACTAAATGAACTATACCAAAGCATGGGTCAGACTCAGTACAAGAATCAGACTAATCTAGAAACAATAGTCATATTTGATTTGGTTGAATCTACCTCACTGAAGTTAAAAATTGGACACATGGAAGCCATGCAAAAGATATTGATGCACGACAAGATTTGCAAGGCAATAATAAAAAGACTGAATGGAGAAGTGTTAAAAGAAACTGGAGATGGGGTGGTGGCATTATTCAAAGATCCACTAAGTGCGTGTCTTGCTGCAATTAATGTAATAGAGATTTCAAACAGAAAAAGCATACCTACCAAAGCTGCTCTTGTTTTGGGCATTATTGAGAAAATAAAACTAAACAATAGAATAGACATATTTGGAATGTCCATGGATATTTGTTCGCGCATTGAAAAATATGCCACAGAAAATCAGATTTTGATAAACAGTAGTTTGCATGATACTGCTATGACATTTTTGAAAAATTATGATGATGTGTTAATCAGCAAGCCAATCTCTGTGACGTTAAAAGGATATGGTAAGACCAAGATTTATGAAATTGCGTCAAAACGCACAGGACTTAAGAATCATGTCAAGCGTCAATTGCATATAGAAGATGAACAACTATCAACAGATGAAAAAATCGAAATGATACAAAATGCAAGATCTGAGATAATAGAGATAGGCGAAGCTTTTCAAGACATTGCATACAACATAGAGGGTAGAACTTTTTCTGAATTTATAAAAAACATATTAAAAAACGGAATCAATATCAAATTCATCATAACGGATCCTAATGCGAATTCAAGAAACTCCTCACCAGATTATGAACCAATCATAATTTCTCAAGACCATTTTGTTACACTTAAAAGACTACACGATGAGATACAAAAGGAAAATTTTCCTGGAATATTTGAAATGTATTTGTACGAAAAGCCGGTACCATTTGCTGCATTTAGTATAGATCCAAACCAAAATGATGGATTTATCATAATTGCAAACCATTTGCCTGGTATAGCAAGATCAAAGATACCACATGTACAGATTGCAAAAACATCTCACCCGATGATGTTCAGTTCTCACATGTCAGCGATTAAATTCATAATAACAAATAGCAAACTCCAATAG
- the pth2 gene encoding peptidyl-tRNA hydrolase Pth2, which translates to MGTIKQVIVVRKDLGMGTGKIAAQVGHACVLGAEHVRKSNREWFDQWERYGQEKVVLKVSSLSELDKVKKDAIYHDLPWSEVTDAGHTQIEPGTITCISIGPAPEEMIDKVTRDLKLL; encoded by the coding sequence ATGGGTACAATAAAACAAGTAATAGTTGTCAGAAAAGATCTAGGGATGGGTACAGGAAAGATTGCAGCCCAGGTCGGACATGCATGTGTGTTGGGGGCAGAACATGTCAGAAAATCAAACAGGGAATGGTTTGATCAATGGGAAAGATACGGACAAGAAAAAGTTGTACTAAAAGTATCTAGCCTCTCAGAATTAGACAAGGTGAAAAAAGATGCAATATATCATGATCTTCCCTGGTCTGAGGTTACAGATGCAGGCCACACCCAAATTGAGCCTGGTACTATAACTTGCATCTCAATTGGTCCTGCACCTGAAGAGATGATTGACAAGGTTACAAGGGATCTAAAACTTTTGTAA
- a CDS encoding antibiotic biosynthesis monooxygenase family protein, with amino-acid sequence MKILEILLCEPLLEKHMFVVAAEIQVKKGSEDQFKSWITESNQELSKFDGFVRRRLLETRAGKHIILVEFETQKQFEDMHKTQEHFRIQSKGHSYLEGPPKPTFYEVVSQ; translated from the coding sequence ATGAAAATCTTAGAAATATTATTATGCGAACCTTTACTTGAAAAGCACATGTTCGTGGTTGCAGCAGAGATCCAAGTCAAAAAGGGCTCAGAAGACCAATTCAAGAGCTGGATAACTGAATCAAATCAGGAACTATCCAAGTTTGATGGATTTGTAAGAAGAAGACTTCTTGAGACACGTGCTGGAAAACACATCATTTTGGTAGAGTTTGAAACACAAAAGCAGTTTGAAGACATGCACAAGACTCAGGAACACTTTAGGATTCAATCAAAGGGACATTCATATCTTGAAGGTCCACCAAAACCAACCTTTTACGAAGTCGTCTCTCAATAG
- a CDS encoding helix-turn-helix transcriptional regulator: protein MGNIYENAANDFLELASEQRLKIIFKLLEQKSKISNMAKELHATVQEVHRNFERLSNAGLIMKDKDGYYDLTTYGKTMCTQVPSLLFLSKNRKYFENHDFGDIPMKFIQRIGALAGGQQIKGFVKVLEQWKLVYKNADEYIYELFTEVPLDLIEPLLDRVKHGIVFNYIFSDTVIVPKGRKELLGKLGMKDLLDKGLVERKMKENVKVVVVLNEKEACVLFPTLDGDADMREMFYSKDTLFHEWCLDYFRYCWYNSGPFQENKIPE, encoded by the coding sequence GTGGGCAACATATATGAAAATGCCGCAAATGATTTTCTCGAACTTGCAAGTGAGCAAAGACTAAAAATAATTTTCAAACTGTTAGAACAAAAATCAAAAATCTCAAACATGGCAAAAGAACTTCACGCTACGGTTCAAGAAGTGCACAGAAATTTTGAACGACTCTCTAATGCTGGACTGATAATGAAGGACAAGGATGGATATTATGATTTGACTACGTATGGTAAAACAATGTGTACACAGGTTCCTTCATTACTGTTTCTTTCAAAGAACCGAAAATATTTTGAAAATCACGACTTTGGTGATATTCCAATGAAGTTCATACAAAGAATAGGAGCATTGGCAGGAGGGCAACAAATCAAAGGATTTGTCAAGGTACTGGAACAATGGAAACTAGTATACAAGAATGCTGATGAGTATATTTACGAACTTTTCACCGAAGTTCCGTTGGACCTAATTGAGCCTCTGCTGGACAGGGTAAAACATGGAATTGTCTTCAACTATATCTTCTCTGATACTGTGATTGTCCCAAAGGGCAGAAAAGAACTTCTCGGCAAATTGGGAATGAAAGATTTGCTTGACAAGGGGCTAGTTGAAAGAAAGATGAAAGAAAATGTTAAGGTTGTTGTAGTGCTAAATGAGAAAGAGGCATGCGTGTTGTTCCCTACACTTGATGGAGATGCAGATATGAGAGAAATGTTTTACAGCAAAGACACTCTGTTTCACGAGTGGTGCCTTGATTACTTTAGGTACTGCTGGTATAACTCTGGACCATTCCAAGAAAACAAGATTCCGGAATAG
- a CDS encoding class I SAM-dependent methyltransferase, which yields MFEHDDEIIEGMLSCTGCGNTYPIISSIPFLVDDLSLYFSIRAKLGGYLLLHAKNLKIKSVIKKALQKIPHMGNDTTDLEKNWTTIYKQSKKSQFHLALQNVITRMPKCNLVVEHGCSIGTTTVALAKKSNTAFGIDKSFFALVEAKKHRLQNVDFFLADSLSHPFGKTRFDIVVALNVLELIEPSNLLQVINRQAKKFLILSDPYDYERGKNSVKTRLDETSIRKKIRQYGFQLILNSTKPQFFAWVLKVNPRLTLHYKVDLLVASRKYLF from the coding sequence GTGTTTGAGCACGATGATGAAATCATCGAAGGGATGCTCTCTTGTACTGGTTGTGGCAACACGTATCCCATAATATCCTCGATTCCTTTTCTAGTTGATGATCTTTCTCTGTATTTTTCAATAAGGGCAAAATTGGGTGGATATCTTTTGTTGCATGCAAAAAACTTGAAAATAAAATCTGTCATCAAAAAAGCATTACAGAAAATACCTCATATGGGAAATGATACTACTGATCTGGAAAAAAATTGGACTACGATATACAAACAAAGTAAAAAGTCACAATTTCATCTAGCACTACAGAATGTCATAACTAGGATGCCAAAATGTAATCTCGTAGTAGAGCACGGTTGCTCAATAGGCACAACAACTGTGGCATTGGCAAAAAAATCCAATACTGCATTTGGGATTGATAAATCATTTTTTGCTCTAGTGGAAGCAAAAAAGCACAGACTGCAAAATGTAGATTTTTTCCTGGCTGACTCACTATCACATCCATTTGGAAAAACAAGATTTGACATTGTTGTAGCATTAAATGTCTTGGAGCTTATAGAACCATCGAATCTCTTACAGGTAATTAATCGTCAGGCAAAAAAATTTCTCATTTTATCTGATCCATATGATTATGAGCGAGGGAAAAATTCTGTGAAAACAAGACTGGATGAAACATCAATAAGAAAAAAAATACGACAATATGGATTTCAGTTGATCCTCAATTCTACCAAGCCGCAATTTTTTGCCTGGGTTCTCAAAGTGAATCCTCGTTTGACACTACACTACAAAGTTGATCTGCTTGTTGCATCCAGGAAATACCTGTTCTAA
- a CDS encoding EF-Tu/IF-2/RF-3 family GTPase, whose amino-acid sequence MKSVNFTLLADESIAKDFGKKGTTTDITIYDKKESGVLRTWTLPTSFPDKIQSLLQAINMGEYVILHVAKLDKFTGEQIIALDVLGKEKGILSHSFDVDRNTLLSMIKGTVVEKYALVEPENLKKEIDLLEPISRDGPAQIVVDHCFDVKGVGTVILGKLSKGTIKVYENLKIFPKGSDVVVKSIQMHDDSVENASSPARVGLAVKGVTPDDVQRGDVLCMPDVVQISQEIEIDYVQSKFFKDKISENQMFLVNIGLQIRPVKIVSLTPVKLSLGKPIVYEKGDICVILKPESTSIRIVGSGKITK is encoded by the coding sequence ATGAAATCAGTCAATTTTACACTCCTTGCTGACGAATCAATTGCAAAGGATTTTGGAAAAAAAGGAACAACTACTGATATTACAATTTATGATAAAAAAGAGTCGGGGGTTCTACGCACTTGGACACTGCCTACCTCATTTCCTGATAAAATCCAGTCTCTGCTTCAAGCAATCAACATGGGAGAATATGTGATACTGCATGTGGCCAAGCTTGACAAATTTACAGGTGAGCAAATAATTGCACTTGATGTGCTAGGAAAAGAGAAAGGAATTTTATCTCATTCATTTGATGTTGACAGGAATACGCTGCTTTCCATGATAAAAGGTACGGTGGTAGAAAAATATGCCCTAGTCGAGCCAGAAAACCTGAAAAAAGAAATTGATTTACTAGAACCCATCTCACGAGATGGCCCGGCACAGATTGTAGTTGATCATTGTTTTGATGTGAAAGGCGTTGGCACGGTAATTCTTGGCAAGTTATCTAAAGGAACAATCAAGGTGTATGAAAATCTGAAAATTTTTCCAAAAGGATCTGATGTTGTAGTCAAATCCATCCAGATGCACGATGACTCGGTTGAAAATGCATCCTCGCCTGCAAGAGTAGGTCTTGCTGTAAAAGGTGTTACACCTGATGACGTTCAGCGTGGCGATGTTCTTTGCATGCCAGATGTTGTTCAAATCTCGCAAGAAATTGAGATAGATTATGTTCAAAGCAAATTCTTCAAGGATAAGATATCTGAAAACCAGATGTTTCTTGTAAATATTGGATTACAGATACGACCAGTCAAGATAGTGTCACTGACTCCTGTGAAACTCTCTCTGGGAAAACCAATTGTATACGAGAAAGGTGACATTTGTGTTATACTAAAACCCGAATCTACCTCGATACGTATTGTGGGGAGCGGTAAAATAACAAAATGA
- a CDS encoding MEDS domain-containing protein: MSVYDTLSVPLRYVDSIEKKQHILLVYDDIEYAQMVEFRFLKNGLANRENGLYVTHEDSGSVVLKFLNYGIPIQYFNNGKLKVIQLHNVCGTAEQISDKSKKDVEMILANLVPPYRITGRIVPDVSTLDGISVQLDLEDRTHSCFEDFGGSIMCTYDISKIEKTKRKAWLEKLRQTHHVVIHTTQSGEGSVVSTL, from the coding sequence ATGAGCGTGTATGATACATTATCAGTACCGCTTAGATATGTGGACTCTATTGAAAAAAAGCAACATATTCTATTGGTTTATGATGACATCGAATATGCACAAATGGTTGAATTTAGATTCTTGAAAAATGGATTGGCCAATAGAGAAAACGGTCTGTATGTAACTCATGAAGATTCTGGTTCAGTAGTTTTGAAATTTTTGAACTATGGTATTCCTATACAATATTTCAATAACGGAAAATTAAAAGTAATACAACTTCATAACGTATGTGGAACTGCTGAACAGATATCAGATAAGAGTAAAAAAGATGTAGAAATGATACTTGCCAATCTGGTTCCTCCATATAGAATCACTGGAAGGATTGTACCAGATGTATCTACACTTGATGGCATATCAGTCCAATTAGATCTTGAAGATAGGACTCATTCATGCTTTGAAGATTTTGGCGGTTCTATCATGTGTACGTATGATATATCTAAGATTGAAAAAACAAAGAGAAAAGCATGGCTAGAAAAACTTCGACAGACTCACCATGTTGTCATACATACAACACAATCTGGAGAAGGTAGTGTAGTCTCAACTCTGTGA
- a CDS encoding helix-turn-helix transcriptional regulator, producing the protein MGEYEEIANRFAELSGEQRLEILLKLLDKQTKISTIAKELGATIPEVYRNFERLVNADLISKNPDGSYSITSLGKILGSQISTVNFLLRNKKYFKNHDFEQLPLKFIHRIGVLDKGEIINGFVKVQERCNEIYENAEQYIYNILFEVPYTPDVMEILIKKLTDRTKIRSIFSESAIIPKERKFMIDKMGFKEYIQSGAIERKMKKDVSTIVILNEKEAGIMFPTNGEVDVSKAIFSKDPLFHEWCLDYFNYNWDISDSFREAKLK; encoded by the coding sequence ATGGGAGAATATGAAGAAATTGCGAATAGGTTTGCAGAACTTTCAGGAGAACAACGTTTAGAGATTTTGCTAAAATTATTAGATAAACAGACCAAGATTTCCACCATTGCAAAAGAATTAGGAGCAACTATACCAGAAGTGTACAGGAATTTTGAGAGATTGGTCAATGCAGATCTTATTTCCAAAAATCCAGATGGTAGTTACAGCATAACTTCACTAGGGAAAATATTAGGTTCTCAGATATCTACTGTTAATTTTCTACTTAGAAATAAAAAATATTTTAAAAATCATGATTTTGAACAGTTGCCCCTCAAATTTATCCATAGAATTGGAGTACTAGACAAAGGAGAAATCATAAACGGTTTTGTTAAAGTGCAGGAACGTTGTAATGAAATATATGAAAATGCGGAACAATATATCTACAACATTCTATTTGAGGTACCATATACCCCTGATGTCATGGAGATTTTGATAAAAAAATTAACAGACAGAACTAAAATTAGATCAATTTTTTCAGAATCTGCAATAATACCAAAAGAAAGAAAATTCATGATAGACAAGATGGGATTCAAAGAATACATTCAGAGCGGGGCTATTGAACGTAAAATGAAAAAAGATGTGAGTACCATTGTCATACTAAATGAGAAAGAAGCAGGAATTATGTTCCCAACAAATGGAGAAGTAGATGTAAGTAAGGCAATTTTTTCAAAAGATCCACTATTTCACGAATGGTGCCTGGACTATTTCAATTACAATTGGGACATATCAGATTCTTTTCGAGAAGCCAAACTAAAATAA
- a CDS encoding adenylate/guanylate cyclase domain-containing protein, whose product MSLITHQIANITERQKIAEIIKKIKNDANNDISFYDVQKSYCIGIVDMVSSTKITAHLEHGKMCNYYKIYLNSMNEIVKEFGAVVTKNVGDSILYYFPDTHDAENEDSLRTALECNLALVDSRQYVNDLLEEYGLPPVSYRISSDYGRLSIAKSFHSTREDVFGPTVNMCAKINSMAMPNSVVVGGDLYQIARSLKCYRFHSLVGLQIGVRLDYPVYSICR is encoded by the coding sequence ATGAGTCTCATTACGCATCAGATTGCAAACATAACAGAGCGTCAAAAAATAGCAGAAATAATCAAGAAAATAAAGAATGATGCTAATAACGATATTTCATTCTATGACGTACAGAAGAGTTACTGTATTGGAATCGTTGACATGGTAAGCTCTACAAAAATTACAGCGCATTTAGAACATGGTAAAATGTGCAATTATTACAAAATATATCTTAATTCTATGAATGAAATTGTAAAAGAATTCGGTGCCGTTGTGACAAAAAATGTAGGTGATAGTATATTGTATTATTTTCCAGATACTCATGATGCTGAAAATGAGGATTCTTTAAGAACCGCATTAGAATGTAATTTGGCCCTGGTTGATTCTCGTCAATATGTTAACGATCTACTAGAAGAATATGGTTTACCTCCAGTCAGCTATAGAATAAGTTCTGATTATGGAAGATTATCTATTGCAAAATCTTTTCATTCTACGCGTGAGGATGTATTTGGTCCCACAGTTAACATGTGTGCCAAGATAAACAGTATGGCAATGCCTAACAGTGTAGTTGTTGGTGGAGATTTGTACCAGATTGCACGATCATTGAAATGTTATCGATTTCATTCATTAGTAGGACTTCAAATTGGAGTCAGACTTGATTATCCCGTATATTCAATATGTAGATAA
- a CDS encoding Lrp/AsnC ligand binding domain-containing protein, with amino-acid sequence MFMQTSGSPKYVESAYVMITCEDCTQSMISELESIPEIKEIHPTCGNYDVIVKIETDSVDILRQVILEKIRKIEQIRSTTILISSPVLVY; translated from the coding sequence ATGTTTATGCAAACATCCGGTTCTCCAAAATATGTAGAAAGTGCATATGTGATGATAACTTGTGAGGACTGTACCCAGTCAATGATAAGTGAACTAGAGTCAATCCCAGAGATAAAAGAGATTCATCCTACATGTGGTAACTATGACGTCATAGTTAAGATTGAAACCGACTCTGTAGACATTCTAAGACAAGTCATTTTGGAAAAAATAAGAAAAATCGAACAAATACGTTCAACCACAATATTGATCTCTTCTCCAGTTCTGGTCTATTAG
- a CDS encoding endonuclease dU produces MNLLHLEKKGLRGLSISESFKQGDVKSKLAGVVMRRDFVIDGFVFGTCTVEGDDATKSILEMYEKLERSDINFILISGLIIAMYNVVDVSQIYKKTRLPVIGVTYEKSSGIQDAIRHHFPNSSQSKIAQYEKLGQRHTITLHSGYDLHIRTEGCTVKDAKTILDNFTLQGAIPEPLRVAHLLAKSV; encoded by the coding sequence ATGAACCTTCTCCATCTTGAAAAGAAAGGTCTGCGGGGATTATCTATTTCTGAGAGCTTCAAGCAAGGTGATGTTAAATCAAAACTTGCGGGAGTTGTAATGCGCAGGGATTTTGTAATAGACGGATTTGTTTTTGGTACCTGTACTGTAGAAGGCGATGATGCAACCAAGTCCATTCTTGAAATGTATGAAAAGCTAGAAAGATCAGACATCAACTTCATTTTGATATCTGGGCTGATAATTGCAATGTATAATGTTGTAGATGTATCACAAATTTACAAAAAGACAAGATTGCCTGTGATTGGTGTTACATATGAAAAGTCCTCTGGAATTCAAGATGCAATACGTCATCATTTTCCAAATTCAAGTCAATCAAAAATTGCTCAATATGAAAAACTAGGTCAACGTCATACCATAACGCTGCATTCTGGATATGATCTTCATATTAGAACTGAAGGTTGCACAGTAAAAGATGCAAAAACAATATTGGACAATTTTACGCTACAGGGTGCAATACCGGAACCCCTTCGAGTTGCACACCTGTTGGCAAAATCTGTGTAA
- a CDS encoding Nre family DNA repair protein, with protein sequence MKRTASDIRKAIEANWNEYLSRYANLFSSNHVSGSTPPSVFVGAYGYPKVLVGPMLPPLHGDTSILDSPENWTGKSLEDIVNYRLSLVRGTKSVKINDVGQKYIENLQDMSMSSKSTDAEMELVKNASPVVSIDGESPLFGPIGEIKSAKFGNSSSDKNIQRAFYDKDLLAQDAVIDLYNRGIEISKIQKCFSIGMFGKDRKLVPTRWSITATDDMVSKSLVKQIVDYDVLDTTLVFSYNHLGNFFCVIMFPSRWMFEMQEAWYDEKGNVGFGSDFEDMRGLSHYPETAGAHFASRLAVSEYLVERQAQAAVMVLREIRPEYAVPVGVWQVREGIRMALKQKPFSVSNFQEGLDLACKGLSIDKKEWLAHSRLYVAKKQKTISDFF encoded by the coding sequence ATGAAGCGCACTGCCTCTGATATTCGAAAAGCAATTGAGGCAAACTGGAATGAATATCTTTCACGGTATGCAAATTTGTTCTCATCTAATCATGTATCAGGGTCTACGCCGCCATCTGTATTTGTTGGAGCTTATGGATATCCCAAAGTCTTGGTAGGTCCAATGCTGCCTCCTTTACATGGTGATACTTCGATACTTGATTCTCCTGAGAACTGGACTGGGAAAAGCCTTGAGGATATAGTCAATTATAGATTAAGCCTAGTGCGTGGCACAAAATCCGTCAAGATAAATGATGTGGGGCAGAAATACATTGAAAACCTACAAGACATGTCAATGTCATCCAAGTCAACCGATGCAGAAATGGAACTTGTAAAAAATGCATCTCCTGTAGTATCAATTGATGGCGAGAGTCCGCTTTTTGGACCAATTGGAGAGATAAAATCTGCCAAGTTTGGAAACTCGTCATCTGACAAAAACATCCAGAGAGCATTTTATGATAAGGATCTCTTGGCTCAGGATGCAGTAATAGACCTCTACAATAGAGGAATTGAAATCTCAAAAATCCAAAAATGCTTCAGCATTGGAATGTTTGGAAAAGACCGAAAGCTTGTGCCAACCAGATGGAGCATTACTGCAACTGATGATATGGTATCAAAGTCGCTTGTAAAACAAATTGTTGATTATGATGTGCTTGACACTACTTTGGTTTTTTCATATAATCATCTTGGAAACTTTTTCTGCGTCATCATGTTTCCAAGTCGCTGGATGTTTGAAATGCAGGAAGCATGGTATGATGAGAAAGGCAATGTAGGTTTTGGTTCTGATTTTGAAGATATGAGGGGCTTGTCTCATTATCCTGAGACTGCAGGGGCTCATTTTGCATCCAGGCTTGCAGTGTCTGAATATCTTGTTGAACGCCAAGCCCAGGCAGCAGTGATGGTACTTCGTGAGATCAGGCCTGAATATGCAGTTCCAGTAGGTGTTTGGCAAGTACGGGAAGGAATCAGAATGGCATTAAAACAAAAACCATTTTCTGTTTCAAATTTCCAAGAAGGACTTGATCTTGCTTGCAAGGGATTAAGCATTGACAAAAAAGAATGGCTCGCACACAGTAGACTGTATGTGGCAAAAAAACAAAAAACAATATCTGACTTTTTCTAG
- the artG gene encoding thaumarchaeosortase → MLQNKSVIYALVILASPILFALAVFPDTFSLGWNQGRGGFLFAMAFVAAELMGLKLDIPKKRLIAIIPIAGVVIVYLTSLEFGLKHYLVSIAPQFHVLINDSWTWMWDFIVIAIFFMVSMTVLFGKRWIRISPAGPIYAAGTAIILSLDAFFPYDSLGPLQYVVPYLVKIDVFLIGLFHMGHATAHGNAMFLVGDHGPFALQVFWPSAGVHSIIIYSLVMMAFLLKMNIPRNRKLGYFAMGVIGTITVNIIRIFSLSIFVLKVSTNVNEFESFHGIAGEIMFLPWLFIFLLIVTYVETKRIKKLGTVQHESDTSK, encoded by the coding sequence TTGTTGCAAAACAAAAGTGTCATTTACGCTCTGGTAATTCTTGCTTCGCCCATATTGTTTGCACTTGCTGTGTTTCCAGATACTTTTAGTCTTGGATGGAATCAAGGCAGGGGCGGATTTCTTTTTGCAATGGCATTTGTTGCAGCAGAGCTTATGGGTCTAAAACTAGACATACCAAAAAAACGACTGATTGCCATAATTCCTATTGCTGGAGTGGTTATAGTATATCTAACCAGTCTAGAATTTGGATTAAAACACTATCTTGTTTCAATAGCTCCTCAATTTCATGTCTTGATAAATGACTCGTGGACATGGATGTGGGATTTTATTGTTATTGCTATCTTCTTCATGGTGAGTATGACCGTACTGTTTGGGAAAAGATGGATTAGAATATCTCCAGCAGGTCCAATCTATGCGGCAGGAACTGCAATAATCTTATCACTTGATGCCTTTTTCCCGTATGATTCTCTAGGTCCATTGCAATATGTTGTACCTTATCTTGTAAAAATCGATGTCTTTCTCATAGGTCTGTTCCACATGGGTCATGCTACCGCTCATGGAAATGCAATGTTCCTTGTTGGAGATCATGGTCCATTTGCATTGCAGGTATTCTGGCCATCTGCAGGTGTTCACAGCATAATCATCTATTCACTTGTAATGATGGCATTCTTGCTCAAGATGAACATACCAAGAAACAGAAAGCTTGGATATTTTGCCATGGGTGTAATAGGAACCATAACTGTAAACATTATCAGAATATTTTCTCTCTCTATCTTTGTACTCAAGGTATCAACAAACGTAAACGAGTTTGAATCATTTCATGGCATAGCAGGTGAGATAATGTTTTTGCCATGGCTGTTCATATTCTTGTTGATAGTAACATATGTTGAGACAAAACGTATCAAGAAATTAGGAACTGTGCAACATGAATCTGATACAAGTAAATAG